The Tistrella bauzanensis genome includes a region encoding these proteins:
- a CDS encoding DUF2958 domain-containing protein, whose protein sequence is MILLTSTQRDRLLANGRQRAQDHIPVVKFFTPLGEGVWLATELDEDGDIMFGLADLGHPELGSWSLGEMQSVRLPFGMGIERDLLFTGDFPISVWAEAAHQTGSIRAAERLLYRVGAGLSPPSADTENRSA, encoded by the coding sequence ATGATCCTCCTGACCAGCACACAGCGCGACCGCCTGCTGGCAAATGGCCGCCAGCGCGCTCAGGATCACATCCCGGTCGTGAAGTTCTTCACCCCCCTCGGCGAGGGCGTCTGGCTCGCCACCGAACTGGACGAGGACGGCGACATCATGTTCGGCCTGGCTGATCTCGGCCATCCCGAACTGGGGTCGTGGAGCCTTGGCGAGATGCAGTCAGTCCGGCTGCCCTTCGGCATGGGGATCGAGCGCGATCTGCTTTTCACCGGGGATTTCCCGATCTCGGTCTGGGCCGAGGCCGCCCATCAGACCGGCAGCATCCGCGCCGCCGAGCGTCTGCTCTACCGCGTCGGCGCGGGCCTTTCCCCTCCATCCGCCGATACGGAAAACCGAAGTGCCTGA